A stretch of the Lolium perenne isolate Kyuss_39 chromosome 3, Kyuss_2.0, whole genome shotgun sequence genome encodes the following:
- the LOC127343690 gene encoding uncharacterized protein: MDLPNRVAPHGSPGRSPNPREMATATRAVEADENATPRRPAPAARSASPQRKKVLGERNSGDSRSRGDGSSAQPKPPAPSPNPTPASPTGRAGPYDPKTNCTTPRPEFLRYDPKRSAEILLRLEREAAEEEHELSGVTSGTEISEPVSSGSSARDSDSECDEEEEEAVVPARGRGWARRLFLLLVSAACLLCYVYCMSSSPPFPATTLDFVGWNGSAHGVGGHEVFSLPGPVDMMGLEDGPEAIVCRDSEDGIPLRGPGGSPSKFMAVAMMGMADACPNVPLGEFSCQIGDESTENVDVLKEDSETGELKSEAVTGGDDLEDSFGSTHSHDTSMEEGSLHHEKAEDDSEHSMEKTMEPESLKVENDDEELHSLEYGNTAGAARQLIHMGKKLWPAVEPHLLKMLACLSVAAAFVTAMLLKYSRRSRKANVPVSRRTPSAPPARVPVLAPHSVAQPTVFRSEQPVHRPMPKPEPSSCLELPVQSVLTRPDPPASLNVPSVGHGNRDQMIQQGDGGIVRASDDKSMPPVVQLLGEFSYVDTGSSRGRPVKDSSQHGGDIRVQESTPPRKDVVRMQKESDKAPSPGIQAALKKESAAEEEKIDATPTPLRRSSRLRKKPSP, translated from the exons ATGGATTTGCCCAACCGAGTTGCTCCACATG GTTCCCCCGGACGAAGCCCCAACCCCAGGGAGATGGCGACGGCGACCAGGGCCGTGGAGGCCGACGAGAACGCGACCCCGCGGCGTCCCGCGCCGGCGGCGAGGTCCGCGTCCCCGCAGAGGAAGAAGGTCCTGGGGGAGCGGAACAGCGGCGACAGCCGCAGCCGCGGGGATGGCTCCTCGGCGCAGCCTAAGCCGCCcgcccctagccctaaccctaccccgGCGTCCCCCACCGGCCGCGCGGGGCCGTACGACCCGAAGACGAACTGCACCACGCCGCGCCCCGAGTTCCTGCGCTACGACCCCAAGCGGAGCGCCgagatcctcctccgcctcgagcgcgaggccgcggaggaggagcATGAGCTCTCCGGCGTCACCTCGGGCACCGAGATCTCCGAGCCGGTCTCCTCCGGCTCGTCGGCCAGGGACAGCGACTCCGAgtgcgacgaggaggaggaggaggcggtggtGCCGGCGCGGGGGCGCGGCTGGGCGCGGCGGCTGTTCCTCCTTCTCGTCTCCGCGGCCTGCCTGCTCTGCTACGTCTACTGTATGAGTTCCTCCCCTCCCTTCCCCGCTACTACCCTCGATTTCGTCGGATGGAACGGGAGCGCGCATGGTGTGGGCGGTCATGAAGTGTTTTCTCTTCCGGGGCCAGTTGACATGATGGGTTTAGAGGATGGACCTGAAGCAATTGTGTGCCGGGACAGTGAAGATGGCATCCCTTTGCGCGGGCCAGGAGGTTCTCCTAGCAAATTCATGGCAGTTGCGATGATGGGCATGGCAGATGCTTGCCCCAACGTTCCTCTCGGAGAATTTTCATGCCAAATTGGGGATGAGAGCACTGAGAACGTGGATGTCCTCAAGGAAGATTCTGAAACAGGCGAGCTGAAATCAGAGGCGGTAACAGGTGGAGATGACCTTGAGGATTCCTTCGGTTCCACCCACAGCCATGATACCAGCATGGAAGAAGGATCACTTCACCACGAGAAAGCGGAAGATGATTCAGAGCACTCCATGGAGAAAACTATGGAACCAGAGAGTCTGAAGGTGGAGAACGACGACGAGGAGCTCCACTCGCTGGAGTATGGGAACACAGCAGGAGCTGCCAGGCAACTCATTCATATGGGGAAAAAACTCTGGCCTGCAGTGGAACCTCATTTGCTGAAGATGCTGGCATGCCTGTCTGTTGCAGCAGCCTTTGTGACTGCTATGCTCCTCAAGTATTCCCGAAGATCTCGTAAGGCCAATGTGCCCGTGTCAAGACGTACACCCTCAGCTCCACCAGCGCGAGTGCCAGTCCTAGCTCCTCATAGTGTTGCACAGCCGACTGTGTTTCGTTCGGAGCAACCTGTGCATCGGCCAATGCCCAAACCAGAGCCCTCTTCCTGTTTGGAGCTTCCTGTGCAATCGGTGTTAACCAGGCCAGATCCACCTGCCAGCCTTAATGTTCCTTCAGTTGGTCATGGGAACCGTGATCAGATGATTCAGCAGGGGGATGGTGGCATCGTAAGGGCTTCAGATGACAAGTCGATGCCACCAGTGGTCCAATTGCTTGGAGAGTTCTCATATGTGGATACAGGCAGCTCAAGAGGGAGGCCTGTCAAAGACTCCAGTCAGCATGGTGGAGATATCAGGGTTCAGGAATCGACGCCTCCCAGAAAGGATGTGGTCAGGATGCAAAAGGAATCTGACAAAGCTCCAAGCCCTGGTATTCAAGCAGCACTAAAGAAG GAGAGCGCAGCAGAAGAAGAGAAGATTGATGCTACACCAACTCCGCTGAGACGTTCAAGTCGCCTCCGTAAAAAGCCTTCTCCGTGA
- the LOC127343693 gene encoding serpin-Z1: MELAAAARDEAAFAMRVLRQLACGGGEASGSNLAVSPLSIHAALTLLGAGAKGATLDQIVAFLGPAGGPAHAALASHVALRVLSDSAGDGGGGPNVRFANGVWVDAAMRLKPGYAAVVSEHYRAQAHPAPFKHAPEEARTQINRWFESATAGRIKDLLPKNSVSTLTLAVLGNALYFKGAWCSKFDPALTLDDAFHLPAGGHVVCRPGYKVLRLPYARGYHDQRAFSMYIYLPDERHGLRSLLHKLGSSDPALLEDSNISLMAKVPVGAFKVPRFTVSCSTDATELLQLLGLRLPFHPGLADFSDMLDSPAPLVVSAVFHQSFVEVNEEGTEAAAATAVGVAFGCAAVSAPVQVVDFVADHPFMFLIKEDRTGVVVFAGQVVNPLLS; the protein is encoded by the exons ATGGAGCTCGCGGCGGCCGCCAGGGACGAGGCCGCCTTCGCCATGCGCGTGCTCCGCCAGCTCGcctgcggcggcggcgaggcatcGGGCTCCAACCTCGCCGTCTCCCCGCTCTCCATCCACGCCGCGCTGACGCTGCTCGGCGCGGGCGCCAAGGGCGCCACGCTCGACCAGATCGTCGCCTTCCTCGGCCCCGCCGGCGGCCCCGCCCACGCGGCGCTCGCCTCGCACGTCGCGCTGCGCGTCCTCTCCGACAgcgccggcgacggcggcggggggCCCAACGTGCGGTTCGCCAACGGCGTGTGGGTCGACGCCGCGATGCGCCTCAAGCCCGGCTACGCCGCCGTCGTCTCCGAGCACTACCGCGCCCAGGCGCACCCGGCGCCCTTCAAACACGCG CCAGAGGAAGCGAGAACCCAGATCAACCGGTGGTTCGAGAGCGCGACGGCGGGCCGGATCAAGGACCTCCTACCCAAAAACTCCGTCAGCACCCTGACGCTCGCCGTCCTCGGGAACGCGCTCTACTTCAAGGGCGCCTGGTGCAGCAAGTTCGACCCCGCGCTCACGCTGGACGACGCCTTCCACCTACCCGCCGGCGGCCACGTCGTCTGCCGCCCCGGCTACAAGGTGCTGCGCCTCCCCTACGCCCGTGGCTACCACGACCAACGGGCCTTCTCCATGTACATCTACCTCCCGGACGAGCGCCACGGCCTGCGGAGCCTGCTGCACAAGCTGGGATCATCCGACCCGGCGCTGCTCGAGGACTCCAACATCTCTCTGATGGCCAAGGTCCCCGTGGGCGCCTTCAAGGTGCCCAGGTTCACCGTGTCGTGCAGCACCGACGCGACGGAGCTGCTGCAGCTCCTCGGCCTGCGCCTGCCGTTCCACCCCGGCCTCGCCGACTTCTCCGACATGCTGGACTCGCCCGCGCCGCTCGTCGTGTCCGCCGTCTTCCACCAGTCCTTCGTCGAGGTCAACGAGGAAGGGACCGAGGCCGCCGCGGCCACGGCTGTCGGTGTGGCATTCGGCTGCGCGGCGGTGAGCGCGCCGGTTCAGGTTGTGGACTTCGTCGCCGACCACCCGTTCATGTTCCTCATCAAGGAGGACCGCACCGGCGTGGTGGTCTTCGCCGGCCAAGTTGTCAATCCTTTGCTTTCCTAA